The following are encoded in a window of Strix aluco isolate bStrAlu1 chromosome 15, bStrAlu1.hap1, whole genome shotgun sequence genomic DNA:
- the NLRC3 gene encoding NLR family CARD domain-containing protein 3, protein MEEAWINRYRKQLVRSISPQFLEEIICYLRRLDLLTAEEAGRAQEESSLPERVRAVVDVLADKGSHASQSLQTFIETTNSQLYLHITVYEPMVQKHLESLQSYYGNGLETGPLQRLTNLLLVEGLTDIQQKEHDILQIEATKGLRNVSKSIPLEKLFLPLSKVSIPPRISVTIGVAGIGKTTLVKLFVYTWAKGEINRDIIFVLPLTFRELNTYEKLSAERLICSAFPHITEPNCISAGAARTLLILDGLDEFKTPLDFSNTVVCTDPKKEIQVDNLITNIIRGNLLQEASVWVTSRPTAASQIPSGLVDRMTEIQGFGAAEMKDFLDQMFLDNRDLSSQVLHHIRANRSLHIMCTVPGFCWISGSSIGYYLKNSTNQSQETTVVPKTLSEIYSYYFKMALSSDWPEKPRETLRIEQAVNNSKKLVGSLGRLAFYGLLKKKYVFYEQDMKAYGIDLSLLQSSLCSRLLLKEEMQSFTAYYFSHLTIQEFLAAIYYYTAAKRAIFDLFTESGMSWPKLGFLNHFKSAVQRSLQAEDRHLDIFVRFLSGLLSPQVNKLLSGWLLVKDEHNSFRSQAISFLQGCLNTDYVISSRTVNTMHCLYEIQHMEIAKTVEEAMKNESLAGMLTPVNCSALAYLLQVSDVCMEETNLSNCLTYNICKSLLSQLLFCHNLRLDNNQFKDNVMELLGSVLSVKDCQIQKLSLAENQISNKGTKALARSLMVNRSLMALDLRSNSIGPTGAKALADALKKNQVLFSLNLQHNNIKEDGATFLAEALLMNHRLTTLHLQKNAIGAHGARKIAEALKQNCSLKELTLSSNSVGDNGSVALAEALKVNHSLQSLDLQSNSISSAGVTALTAALCSNKGLINLNLRENSISQEGGPAIAHALRNNSTLRKLDLAANLLYDEGGKAIASAMKENRALKSLHLQWNFIQAKAATALAQALQSNGSLASLDLQENAIGDEGMAALSAALKVNTTLADLHLQEASVGAAGAQALAEALMFNKSLQILDLRGNFIGVTGAKAMANALKVNRSLRRLNLQENSLGMDGAICIATALKGNHGLTYVNLQGNRIGQSGAKMISDAIRTNSPDCVVDV, encoded by the exons ATGGAAG AGGCTTGGATCAATCGCTACCGCAAGCAGCTGGTGAGGTCCATCTCGCCGCAGTTCCTGGAGGAGATCATCTGCTACCTGCGGAGGCTGGACCTCCTCACGGCGGAGGAGGCCGGCCGGGCGCAGGAGGAGAGCTCCCTGCCCGAGCGGGTGAGGGCGGTGGTGGACGTTCTGGCTGACAAGGGCAGCCACGCCTCCCAGTCCCTGCAGACCTTCATCGAGACCACCAATTCCCAGCTCTACCTTCACATCACTGTCTATG AACCCATGGTGCAAAAGCACCTGGAGAGCCTCCAAAGTTACTATGGGAATGGCCTGGAGACAGGTCCCCTTCAGCGACTCACGAACCTGCTGCTGGTGGAAGGCTTGACCGATATCCAGCAGAAGGAGCATGACATCCTGCAGATTGAAGCCACCAAAGGCCTACGAAATGTATCCAAGAGCATCCCTCTGGAGAAGCTCTTCCTGCCTCTCTCCAAGGTCAGCATCCCACCTCGGATCTCTGTCACCATCGGAGTGGCCGGGATTGGCAAAACCACACTGGTGAAGCTGTTTGTCTACACCTGGGCCAAGGGGGAGATCAACAGGGACATCATCTTTGTGCTGCCCCTCACCTTCCGGGAGCTCAACACTTACGAGAAGCTCTCTGCTGAGAGGCTCATCTGCTCGGCATTCCCTCACATCACCGAGCCGAACTGCATCTCGGCGGGAGCTGCCAGGACCCTGCTGATCCTCGACGGCCTGGATGAGTTCAAGACTCCTTTGGATTTTTCCAACACGGTAGTATGCACCGATCCCAAAAAGGAGATCCAAGTGGACAACCTGATCACCAACATTATACGTGGCAACCTGCTACAGGAGGCTTCTGTCTGGGTCACGTCGCGGCCAACAGCAGCCAGCCAAATCCCCAGCGGGCTTGTTGACCGGATGACAGAAATACAAGGGTTTGGAGCTGCAGAGATGAAGGACTTCTTGGACCAGATGTTCCTTGACAACAGAGACCTATCCAGCCAAGTCCTGCATCACATCAGGGCTAACAGGTCGCTACATATCATGTGCACCGTTCCTGGCTTTTGCTGGATTTCTGGCTCTTCAATCGGTTATTACCTAAAAAATAGCACCAATCAATCCCAAGAAACAACTGTTGTCCCCAAGACCTTATCAGAAATCTACtcctattattttaaaatggctCTGAGCAGCGACTGGCCAGAAAAGCCAAGAGAAACACTCAGGATCGAGCAGGCTGTGAACAACAGCAAGAAGCTAGTGGGGAGCCTGGGCAGACTGGCCTTCTACGGGCTGCTCAAAAAGAAATACGTGTTTTACGAGCAGGACATGAAGGCGTATGGCATTGACCTTTccttgctgcagagcagcttgtGCAGTCGACTCCTACTCAAAGAAGAGATGCAGTCCTTCACAGCCTACTACTTCTCCCACTTAACCATACAGGAGTTTCTAGCGGCTATTTATTATTACACGGCTGCGAAGCGGGCAATATTTGACCTCTTCACAGAGAGTGGGATGTCCTGGCCCAAGTTGGGTTTCCTCAACCACTTCAAGAGTGCTGTTCAGAGGTCGCTGCAGGCAGAGGACAGGCATCTGGACATCTTCGTGCGTTTTCTCTCTGGGCTCCTCTCCCCGCAGGTGAACAAGCTGCTCTCTGGGTGGCTGCTGGTGAAGGATGAGCACAACAGCTTCAGGAGCCAAGCGATCAGCTTCCTCCAGGGCTGCCTGAACACTGACTATGTCATATCCTCGCGGACAGTGAACACCATGCACTGCCTGTACGAAATTCAGCACATGGAGATCGCTAAGACTGTGGAAGAAGCAATGAAGAATGAGAGCTTGGCCGGGATGCTCACCCCTGTGAACTGCTCTGCCCTGGCTTATCTCCTGCAGGTCTCTGATGTCTGCATGGAGGAGACGAACCTCTCCAACTGCCTCACCTACAACATCTGTAAGAGCCTGCTCTCCCAGCTCCTCTTCTGCCACAACCTCAG gctggacaataACCAGTTTAAGGACAACGTGATGGAGCTGCTGGGCAGCGTGCTGAGCGTGAAGGACTGCCAGATCCAGAAGCTCAG CTTGGCAGAGAATCAGATCAGCAATAAGGGAACCAAAGCACTGGCCAGGTCGCTGATGGTGAACAGGAGCCTGATGGCACTGGA CCTGCGGAGCAACTCCATTGGCCCCACCGGAGCAAAAGCACTGGCTGATgcgctgaaaaaaaatcaagtcctgTTCTCCTTGAA CCTGCAGCACAACAACATCAAGGAGGACGGTGCCACCTTCCTGGCGGAGGCCTTGTTGATGAACCACAGGCTGACGACCCTGCA CCTGCAGAAAAATGCCATCGGAGCCCACGGTGCCAGGAAGATAGCAGAGGCGCTGAAGCAGAACTGCAGCCTGAAGGAGCTGAC ACTCTCCAGCAACTCGGTAGGAGACAACGGCTCAGTTGCCTTGGCTGAAGCTCTGAAGGTGAACCACAGTCTGCAAAGCCTTGA TCTCCAGAGCAACTCcatcagcagcgctggggtcaccgCGCTGACAGCGGCTCTCTGCTCCAACAAGGGACTCATCAACCTCAA CCTGCGGGAGAACTCCATCAGCCAGGAGGGAGGCCCTGCCATCGCCCATGCCCTGCGGAACAACAGCACCCTCAGGAAGCTGGA CTTAGCGGCGAACCTGCTGTACGACGAAGGTGGCAAGGCCATCGCTTCAGCCATGAAAGAGAACCGGGCGCTCAAGTCCCTCCA CTTGCAGTGGAACTTCATCCAGGCAAAAGCTGCCACGGCCCTGGCACAAGCACTACAGTCCAACGGCAGCCTGGCCAGCCTCGA CTTGCAGGAGAATGCCATCGGAGACGAGGGAATGGCCGCCCTCTCCGCTGCACTGAAGGTCAACACAACCCTAGCAGATCTCCA CCTGCAAGAGGCTTCTGTTGGTGCCGCTGGTGCCCAAGCCCTGGCAGAAGCTTTGATGTTCAACAAGAGCCTGCAGATCCTCGA CTTGCGGGGCAACTTCATTGGCGTGACAGGGGCTAAGGCGATGGCCAACGCGCTGAAGGTGAACCGCAGCCTCCGCCGGCTCAA CCTGCAGGAAAACTCCCTGGGCATGGACGGAGCCATCTGCATTGCCACCGCTCTGAAGGGCAACCATGGCCTCACCTACGTGAA CCTGCAGGGGAACCGCATCGGCCAGTCGGGAGCCAAGATGATCTCTGACGCCATCCGGACAAACTCACCCGACTGCGTCGTGGACGTGTGA